From the Caballeronia sp. NK8 genome, one window contains:
- a CDS encoding MFS transporter codes for MKGILSRDFLALILSVAVVGLGLGATLPLTALALTQAGYGTGMVGLMTAMQAGGGLAVAPFASRVAVRCGARETIVGTVIVAALSTIAMQFTVDLWLWAVLRFLCGAALMLLFTIGEAWVTQLADDATRGRVVAIYATNFTLFQMTGPVLVSMIGGLPSMRFAICGAIFLLALPALASIRGTPHALASGDGEGEHGDWRHVLPRMPALVIGTGFFALFDTLALSLMPLFAMSHGIGEETGVLFASAILFGDTTMQFPIGWLADRSGRAKVHAGAGVVVVVLLPLLPWAVAHPWICWPLLLVIGAAAGSVYTLSIVACGERFRGPTLVSATAIVGASWSVASFGGPIVAGTLMQRVGADALIGVLTAAAGAFLVAVWWEWRNGTTRL; via the coding sequence ATGAAGGGCATTCTCTCGCGTGATTTTCTGGCGCTGATCCTGAGCGTCGCGGTGGTCGGCCTCGGTCTGGGCGCGACGCTGCCGCTGACCGCGCTCGCCTTGACGCAAGCGGGCTACGGCACCGGCATGGTCGGCCTGATGACTGCCATGCAGGCGGGCGGCGGCCTCGCGGTCGCGCCGTTCGCGAGCCGCGTCGCCGTGCGTTGCGGCGCGCGCGAGACGATCGTCGGCACGGTGATCGTCGCGGCGCTGTCCACCATCGCGATGCAGTTCACCGTGGATCTGTGGCTGTGGGCCGTGCTGCGCTTCCTGTGCGGCGCGGCGCTGATGCTGCTTTTCACGATCGGCGAGGCGTGGGTCACGCAGCTCGCCGACGATGCGACGCGCGGCCGCGTCGTCGCCATCTACGCGACCAACTTCACGCTCTTTCAGATGACCGGCCCGGTGCTCGTCAGCATGATCGGCGGCCTGCCGTCGATGCGCTTCGCGATTTGCGGCGCGATCTTTCTGCTGGCGTTGCCCGCGCTCGCGTCGATACGCGGCACGCCGCACGCGCTCGCTTCGGGCGACGGCGAAGGCGAGCACGGCGACTGGCGGCACGTGCTGCCGCGCATGCCGGCGCTCGTGATCGGCACGGGCTTCTTCGCGCTCTTCGACACGCTCGCGCTCTCGCTGATGCCGCTCTTCGCGATGTCGCACGGTATCGGCGAGGAGACCGGCGTGCTGTTCGCCTCCGCGATCCTGTTCGGCGACACGACGATGCAATTCCCGATCGGCTGGCTTGCCGATCGCAGCGGGCGCGCGAAGGTGCATGCGGGTGCGGGGGTCGTCGTGGTGGTGCTGTTGCCGCTGCTGCCGTGGGCGGTCGCGCATCCGTGGATCTGCTGGCCGCTGCTCTTGGTGATCGGCGCGGCGGCGGGCAGCGTCTATACGCTGTCGATCGTCGCGTGCGGTGAGCGCTTCCGCGGGCCGACGCTCGTGTCGGCGACGGCGATCGTCGGGGCGTCGTGGAGCGTGGCGAGCTTCGGCGGTCCGATCGTTGCGGGGACGTTGATGCAGCGCGTCGGCGCGGATGCCTTGATTGGCGTTTTGACTGCGGCGGCGGGGGCTTTTTTGGTGGCCGTTTGGTGGGAATGGCGCAATGGCACGACGCGTCTTTAG
- a CDS encoding MFS transporter yields the protein MPLPLVALAIAAFGIGTTEFVIMGLLPNVARDLAVSIPAAGMLVSGYALGVTIGAPILAVVTAKMPRKKALMNLIGVFIVGNLLCALAPNYWVLMGARIVTAFCHGAFFGIGSVVAADLVAPNRRAQAIALMFTGLTLANVLGVPLGTALGQAAGWRATFWVVTLIGIAAAGALAVCLPKHIEMRDTSILREFDVLKNPQVLMVLGISVLASASLFSVFTYITPILEDITGFSPHAVTYVLLLFGLGLTVGSTLGGKLADWKLLRSLLTFLLAIVVILTIFAGTMHEPVSAMITIFFWGVLAFAIVPPLQMLIVNRASDAPNLASTLNQGAFNLGNATGAWLGGCVISAGAPLTSLPWVGIMMAASAFGLTLLSATLDKRARRLSIGQAA from the coding sequence ATGCCTCTGCCCCTCGTCGCTCTCGCCATTGCCGCGTTCGGCATCGGCACGACCGAATTCGTCATCATGGGCCTGCTGCCCAATGTCGCGCGCGATCTCGCGGTGTCGATTCCGGCTGCCGGCATGCTCGTTTCCGGCTATGCGCTCGGCGTCACCATTGGCGCGCCGATTCTCGCCGTCGTCACCGCGAAGATGCCGCGCAAGAAAGCGCTGATGAACCTGATCGGCGTGTTCATCGTCGGCAATCTGCTGTGCGCGCTCGCGCCGAACTACTGGGTGCTGATGGGCGCGCGCATCGTCACGGCGTTCTGTCACGGCGCATTCTTCGGCATCGGCTCGGTGGTCGCCGCGGATCTGGTCGCACCGAACCGCCGCGCGCAGGCGATCGCGCTGATGTTCACCGGACTCACGCTCGCCAACGTGCTCGGCGTGCCGCTCGGCACCGCGCTCGGCCAGGCGGCCGGCTGGCGCGCGACCTTCTGGGTCGTGACGCTGATCGGCATCGCGGCGGCGGGCGCGCTCGCCGTGTGCCTGCCGAAGCACATCGAGATGCGCGATACCAGCATCCTGCGCGAATTCGACGTGCTCAAGAACCCGCAAGTGCTGATGGTGCTCGGCATCAGCGTGCTCGCGTCGGCCAGTCTGTTCTCGGTGTTCACGTATATCACGCCGATCCTCGAAGACATCACGGGCTTTTCGCCGCACGCGGTCACCTACGTGCTGCTGCTCTTCGGCCTCGGCCTGACGGTGGGCAGCACGCTCGGCGGCAAGCTCGCGGACTGGAAGCTGCTGCGCTCGCTGCTGACCTTCCTGCTCGCGATCGTCGTCATTCTGACGATCTTCGCCGGCACGATGCACGAGCCCGTTTCGGCGATGATCACGATCTTCTTCTGGGGCGTGCTCGCGTTCGCGATCGTGCCGCCGTTGCAGATGCTGATCGTGAACCGCGCGAGCGACGCGCCCAATCTTGCGTCGACGTTGAATCAGGGCGCGTTCAACCTCGGCAACGCGACGGGCGCGTGGCTCGGCGGCTGCGTGATCAGCGCGGGCGCGCCGCTCACGTCGCTGCCGTGGGTCGGCATCATGATGGCGGCGAGCGCGTTCGGTCTCACATTGCTGTCGGCGACGCTCGACAAGCGCGCGCGCCGTCTTTCGATCGGACAAGCCGCCTGA
- the pdeM gene encoding ligase-associated DNA damage response endonuclease PdeM, producing the protein MEALTIDVNGHALVLSAERAAFDPQAKSLFIADAHFGKDAVFRARGIPVPVGTTGESLARLDALVAAHRPESIVFLGDLLHARESHAAETLDALAAWRAKHRELALVLVEGNHDRHAGALPALFGVDVVKEPHALGPWALCHHPQTVDGAYALAGHEHPVYRLATRVDRARLPCFRFGARAGVLPAFGAFTGGFEVNGHVRGEALYVIAGERVFPLSDRSSSTIAAS; encoded by the coding sequence ATGGAAGCACTGACCATCGATGTGAACGGCCACGCGCTCGTGTTGTCGGCGGAACGCGCGGCGTTCGATCCGCAGGCCAAAAGCCTCTTCATCGCCGATGCGCATTTCGGCAAGGACGCGGTGTTTCGCGCGCGCGGCATTCCGGTGCCTGTCGGCACGACCGGCGAGAGTCTGGCGCGGCTCGATGCGCTCGTCGCCGCGCATCGGCCGGAGTCGATCGTCTTTCTCGGCGATCTGCTGCACGCGCGCGAATCGCACGCCGCCGAAACGCTCGACGCGCTCGCCGCGTGGCGCGCGAAACATCGCGAACTCGCGCTCGTGCTCGTCGAAGGCAATCACGACAGGCACGCGGGCGCGCTGCCCGCCCTGTTCGGCGTCGATGTCGTGAAGGAGCCGCATGCGCTCGGGCCGTGGGCGCTTTGCCATCATCCGCAGACGGTCGATGGCGCTTACGCGCTCGCCGGCCACGAGCATCCGGTGTACCGGCTCGCGACGCGTGTCGACCGTGCGCGCCTGCCGTGCTTTCGCTTCGGCGCGCGCGCGGGCGTGCTGCCGGCGTTCGGCGCGTTCACGGGCGGCTTCGAGGTGAACGGCCACGTGCGCGGCGAAGCGCTCTATGTGATCGCCGGCGAACGCGTGTTCCCGCTCAGTGATAGGTCGTCGTCGACGATTGCAGCTTCGTGA
- a CDS encoding ligase-associated DNA damage response DEXH box helicase has protein sequence MSAPRPRRVPRTRAAQAKLDAVAEFTPAPFAFDANEAARPIDERIARWFDERGWQPFAFQREAWREIERGASGLLHATTGAGKTWAVWLGALAAYAHAPPKPAALPAPLTVLWITPMRALAADSARALQSAVSALSVPWTVGLRTGDTSSTERARQSRRMPSALVTTPESLTLMLTRANAQEELKHLRMIVVDEWHELLGNKRGTQTQLAIARLAHWRPDLQIWGLSATLGNLALAHDALLHPVKTPRVVVRGAQPKTLVVDTLIPDTIERFPWGGHLGVRQVGPVADEVDQAQSSLVFTNTRSQAEIWYRALLELRPEWAGLLALHHGSLDKEVRDWVEQGLKNGQLKAVVCTSSLDLGVDFLPVDRVFQIGSPKGVARLMQRAGRSGHAPGRVSRVTIVPTHALELVEAAAARWAIQERRIEGRDMPLKPLDVLVQHLVTVAIGGGFTAAQMLDEVRSAYAYRDLTQPEFDWALAFVERGGASLGAYPDFHRVVKGDDGVYRVPREDLVRRHRNNVGTIVANATINVAYMTGGRIGAMEESFISRLKPGDVFTFGGRALELVRVRDMTAYVKRATSSRGAMPQWAGSKMPLSSELADAALVMLARASDGIYDEPEMRAVKPLLDLQAKWSALPGPGVLVVELVRSREGHHFFCYPFAGRMAHIGLGSLFGWRASRDQPGTFSISMNDYGFELLSAKPFDWETLIAKGLFSPQNLEHDILASLNASELSARRFREIARVSGLIYQGHPGQQKSARQLQASSGLFYEVFRKHDSGNLLLTQADQEVMLQELELGRIRAALERMSDSRLALTHPKKPTPFAFPLIVARLREKVSTEKLSDRVERMLADLEKAAKA, from the coding sequence ATGAGCGCGCCGCGTCCTCGCCGCGTGCCGCGTACCCGCGCGGCGCAGGCGAAACTCGATGCCGTAGCCGAGTTCACGCCCGCGCCATTCGCGTTCGACGCGAACGAAGCCGCCAGGCCGATCGACGAGCGCATCGCGCGCTGGTTCGACGAACGCGGCTGGCAGCCCTTCGCGTTTCAGCGCGAGGCGTGGCGTGAAATCGAACGCGGCGCGAGCGGTCTGCTGCACGCGACGACCGGCGCGGGCAAGACATGGGCAGTCTGGCTCGGCGCGCTCGCGGCCTATGCGCACGCGCCGCCGAAACCGGCCGCGCTGCCCGCGCCGCTCACCGTCCTCTGGATCACGCCGATGCGCGCGCTCGCCGCCGACAGCGCCCGCGCGCTGCAAAGCGCGGTGAGCGCGCTGTCGGTGCCGTGGACGGTCGGGCTGCGCACCGGCGACACGTCGTCGACCGAACGTGCGCGGCAGAGCCGGCGCATGCCGTCCGCGCTCGTCACGACGCCCGAAAGCCTCACGCTGATGCTCACGCGCGCCAATGCGCAGGAGGAACTCAAGCACTTGCGCATGATCGTCGTCGATGAATGGCACGAGTTGCTCGGCAACAAGCGCGGCACGCAGACGCAACTCGCGATCGCGCGGCTCGCGCACTGGCGGCCCGATCTGCAGATCTGGGGCCTGTCCGCGACGCTCGGCAATCTCGCCCTCGCGCACGACGCCCTGCTGCATCCCGTGAAGACGCCGCGCGTGGTCGTGCGCGGCGCGCAGCCCAAGACGCTCGTCGTCGATACGCTGATTCCCGACACGATCGAGCGCTTTCCGTGGGGCGGGCATCTCGGCGTGCGGCAAGTCGGACCCGTCGCCGATGAAGTCGATCAGGCGCAAAGCTCGCTCGTCTTCACCAACACGCGCTCGCAAGCGGAAATCTGGTATCGCGCACTGCTCGAACTGCGGCCGGAATGGGCGGGCCTGCTCGCGCTGCATCACGGTTCGCTCGACAAGGAGGTGCGCGACTGGGTCGAACAGGGACTCAAGAACGGGCAACTGAAGGCGGTCGTGTGCACGTCGAGCCTCGATCTGGGCGTCGATTTCCTGCCGGTCGATCGCGTGTTCCAGATCGGCTCGCCAAAGGGCGTCGCGCGCCTCATGCAGCGCGCGGGACGCTCGGGTCACGCGCCGGGCCGCGTGTCGCGCGTGACGATCGTGCCGACGCACGCGCTCGAACTCGTCGAAGCGGCGGCGGCGCGCTGGGCGATCCAGGAACGTCGCATCGAAGGACGCGACATGCCGTTGAAGCCGCTCGACGTGCTCGTGCAGCATCTCGTGACGGTGGCGATCGGCGGCGGCTTCACAGCGGCGCAGATGCTCGATGAAGTCCGCAGCGCGTATGCATACCGCGATCTCACGCAGCCGGAGTTCGACTGGGCGCTCGCGTTCGTCGAGCGCGGCGGCGCGTCGCTCGGGGCGTATCCGGACTTTCATCGCGTCGTGAAAGGCGATGACGGCGTGTATCGCGTGCCGCGCGAGGATCTCGTGCGCAGGCATCGCAACAACGTCGGGACGATCGTTGCAAACGCAACCATCAACGTGGCGTACATGACGGGCGGGCGCATCGGCGCCATGGAGGAATCGTTCATCTCGCGTCTGAAGCCCGGCGATGTCTTCACCTTCGGCGGACGCGCGCTCGAACTCGTGCGCGTGCGCGACATGACCGCCTATGTGAAGCGCGCGACCTCGTCGCGCGGTGCGATGCCGCAATGGGCGGGCAGCAAGATGCCGCTCTCGTCGGAACTCGCGGACGCCGCGCTCGTGATGCTCGCGCGCGCCAGCGACGGCATCTACGACGAGCCCGAGATGCGCGCCGTCAAACCGCTGCTCGACTTGCAGGCGAAATGGTCGGCCTTGCCGGGACCCGGCGTGCTCGTCGTCGAACTGGTGCGCTCGCGCGAAGGGCATCACTTTTTCTGCTATCCGTTCGCGGGCCGCATGGCGCATATCGGTCTGGGATCGCTGTTCGGCTGGCGCGCGTCACGCGACCAGCCGGGCACGTTTTCCATTTCGATGAACGATTACGGCTTCGAACTGCTGTCGGCCAAGCCGTTCGACTGGGAGACGCTCATCGCGAAAGGACTCTTTTCGCCGCAGAATCTGGAGCACGACATTCTCGCGAGCCTCAACGCGTCCGAGCTTTCGGCGCGGCGCTTTCGCGAGATCGCGCGCGTGTCGGGGCTGATCTATCAAGGTCATCCGGGGCAGCAGAAAAGCGCGCGCCAGTTGCAGGCGTCGAGCGGACTGTTCTACGAAGTCTTCCGCAAGCACGACAGCGGCAATCTGCTGCTCACGCAGGCTGATCAGGAAGTGATGCTGCAGGAACTGGAACTCGGACGCATCCGCGCCGCGCTCGAACGCATGAGCGACAGCCGGCTCGCGCTCACGCACCCGAAGAAGCCGACGCCCTTCGCGTTTCCGCTGATCGTCGCGCGCTTGCGGGAGAAGGTGAGCACGGAGAAGCTGTCGGATCGCGTCGAGCGCATGCTCGCGGATCTGGAGAAGGCGGCGAAAGCATAA
- a CDS encoding ATP-dependent DNA ligase: MKRFATLYAALDATTSTNEKLEALIAYFSGAEPEDAAWASYFLAGGKPRQSVPTRLITEFARERAGLPEWLFEESYQAVGDLAETIAHVLPPASGESSLGLAQWIEDRVLTLRGANPAELRERLLGYWDELNWSERFLLTKLIGGGFRVGVARQLVVRALAAVAGVDHKRIAQRMVGWTDSRQTPSAARYLRLIAPAAEGDDVDTPHESDLGLPYPFFLAHPLQADPATLGSPAGWIVEWKWDGIRAQLVKRAGRVWIWSRGEDLVTERFPELAALGAALPDGTVIDGEILAWEPGANAPLPFARLQPRITRKSLTKKVLADSPAALLAYDLLEADGRDLRTEPLDARRAKLDALASDLAVDLLRVSPMVVASDWTALAALRDESRARGVEGLMLKERASMYGVGRTKASGTWWKWKIDPYSIDAVLLYAQRGHGRRASLYTDFTFAVWDEADGTRTLVPFAKAYSGLTDEEMRQVDAIVRKTTIEKFGPVRSVTPTLVFEIGFEGIQASPRHKSGIAVRFPRMLRWRTDKQIEDADTLDILKGFLNEATA; encoded by the coding sequence ATGAAACGCTTCGCGACGCTCTACGCCGCGCTCGACGCGACCACCTCGACCAACGAAAAGCTCGAAGCGCTGATCGCGTATTTCTCGGGCGCGGAACCGGAAGACGCAGCGTGGGCGTCGTACTTTCTCGCGGGCGGCAAGCCGCGCCAGTCGGTGCCGACGCGCCTCATCACCGAGTTCGCGCGCGAACGCGCGGGTCTGCCGGAATGGCTTTTCGAGGAGTCGTATCAGGCGGTCGGCGATCTCGCCGAAACCATCGCGCATGTGTTGCCGCCCGCGTCGGGCGAATCGTCGCTCGGGCTCGCGCAGTGGATCGAGGACCGCGTGCTGACGTTGCGCGGCGCGAATCCGGCTGAGTTGCGCGAACGGCTGCTGGGCTACTGGGACGAACTGAACTGGAGCGAGCGCTTTCTCCTGACGAAGCTGATCGGCGGCGGCTTTCGCGTGGGCGTCGCGCGGCAGCTCGTCGTGCGCGCGCTGGCCGCCGTCGCGGGCGTCGATCACAAGCGTATCGCGCAACGCATGGTCGGCTGGACCGATTCGCGTCAGACACCGAGCGCCGCGCGTTATCTGCGGCTGATCGCGCCCGCTGCCGAAGGCGACGATGTCGATACGCCGCACGAAAGCGATCTCGGCCTGCCCTATCCGTTCTTTCTCGCCCATCCGCTGCAGGCCGATCCGGCGACGCTCGGTTCGCCCGCCGGCTGGATCGTCGAATGGAAGTGGGACGGCATACGCGCGCAGCTCGTGAAGCGCGCGGGCCGCGTGTGGATCTGGTCGCGCGGCGAGGATCTCGTCACCGAGCGCTTTCCCGAGCTCGCCGCGCTCGGCGCCGCGCTGCCGGACGGCACCGTGATCGACGGCGAGATTCTCGCGTGGGAACCGGGCGCGAACGCGCCGCTGCCGTTCGCGCGTTTGCAGCCGCGCATCACGCGCAAGTCGCTCACCAAAAAAGTGCTCGCCGATTCACCCGCCGCGCTGCTCGCCTACGATCTGCTCGAAGCCGACGGCCGCGATCTGCGCACCGAGCCGCTCGATGCGCGCCGCGCGAAGCTCGACGCGCTCGCGTCCGATCTCGCCGTGGACTTGCTGCGCGTGTCGCCGATGGTCGTCGCATCGGACTGGACGGCGCTCGCTGCATTGCGCGACGAAAGCCGCGCGCGCGGCGTCGAAGGATTGATGCTCAAGGAGCGCGCGTCGATGTACGGCGTCGGGCGCACGAAGGCATCGGGCACATGGTGGAAGTGGAAGATCGATCCATATTCGATCGACGCCGTGCTGCTCTACGCGCAGCGCGGCCACGGCCGCCGTGCGAGCCTCTACACGGATTTCACTTTCGCCGTCTGGGACGAAGCCGATGGCACGCGCACGCTCGTGCCGTTCGCGAAAGCCTATTCCGGTCTGACCGACGAGGAAATGCGCCAGGTCGATGCGATCGTGCGCAAGACGACCATCGAGAAGTTCGGACCGGTGCGCAGCGTCACGCCCACGCTCGTCTTCGAGATCGGCTTCGAAGGCATACAGGCGAGCCCGCGCCACAAGTCGGGCATCGCGGTGCGCTTTCCGCGCATGCTGCGCTGGCGCACCGACAAGCAGATCGAAGACGCCGATACGCTCGACATCCTCAAGGGCTTTCTGAACGAGGCGACGGCATGA
- a CDS encoding ligase-associated DNA damage response exonuclease → MDTSSDLIVARPEGLFCVPGNFHIDPWRPVERAVITHAHADHARFGHARYLAAQPGVGVLLSRLPGIDVQGLAYGEAIDVNGVRVSLHPAGHVLGSAQVRVEYKGRVWVASGDYKVEPDPTCAPFEPVRCDTFITESTFGLPIYRWDRSQDVFDGIDSWWRHNAAQGRASVLFCYSFGKAQRLLAGVDAAIGPIFCHGAVEPLNRAYREAGVALPHTRPVSEIAAKDKAAFKGALIVAPPSAQGSTWMRRFGEYSDAFASGWMRLRGTRRRKGVDRGFVLSDHADWPGLQLAIGATGAQRVIVTHGQIEPMVRWLREQGLDAGAFKTEYGDDAIEADTAQAS, encoded by the coding sequence GTGGACACTTCTTCCGATCTCATCGTCGCGCGGCCCGAAGGACTTTTCTGTGTGCCGGGCAACTTCCATATCGACCCGTGGCGGCCCGTCGAACGCGCCGTCATCACGCATGCTCATGCGGATCACGCGCGCTTCGGCCACGCGCGCTATCTCGCCGCGCAACCGGGCGTCGGCGTGCTGTTGTCGCGGCTGCCCGGCATCGACGTGCAAGGGCTCGCCTATGGCGAAGCCATCGACGTGAACGGGGTGCGCGTGTCGCTGCATCCCGCCGGACACGTGCTGGGCTCGGCGCAGGTGCGCGTCGAATACAAGGGGCGCGTGTGGGTCGCGTCCGGCGATTACAAGGTCGAACCCGATCCGACCTGCGCGCCGTTCGAGCCCGTGCGCTGCGACACCTTCATCACCGAATCGACGTTCGGCCTGCCGATCTATCGATGGGACCGCTCGCAGGACGTCTTCGACGGCATCGATTCATGGTGGCGGCACAACGCGGCGCAAGGGCGCGCGTCGGTGCTGTTCTGCTATTCGTTCGGCAAGGCGCAGCGCCTGCTCGCGGGCGTCGATGCCGCCATCGGGCCGATCTTCTGTCACGGCGCGGTCGAGCCGCTCAATCGCGCGTACCGCGAGGCCGGCGTTGCGCTGCCGCACACGCGGCCCGTCAGCGAGATCGCCGCGAAGGACAAGGCCGCGTTCAAGGGCGCGCTGATCGTCGCGCCGCCGTCCGCGCAAGGCAGCACGTGGATGCGCCGCTTCGGCGAGTACAGCGATGCCTTCGCGTCCGGCTGGATGCGTCTGCGCGGAACACGCCGCCGCAAGGGTGTCGATCGTGGCTTCGTGCTGTCCGATCACGCCGACTGGCCGGGCCTGCAACTCGCGATCGGCGCGACGGGCGCGCAACGCGTTATCGTCACCCACGGACAGATCGAGCCGATGGTGCGCTGGCTGCGCGAGCAGGGACTGGACGCGGGCGCCTTCAAGACCGAATACGGCGACGACGCCATCGAAGCCGACACGGCCCAGGCATCATGA
- a CDS encoding LysR family transcriptional regulator, producing the protein MNQIHAMRVFVRVADTESFRRAAQQLDVSNALVTRAIAMLEAHLRTRLINRTTRNLSLTEAGTRYLEGCRALLEELDHLESTVTHTEGEPSGTLRVVASSALSLLTLTPLVDGFRKLYPKVNVRLTLAERHVDLVEDGYDVGIVTAFMVSSTALIERPVGTNALVPVATPAFVAEHGMPGSPTDLHNFPSVGLPNEMRSQTWHFRHRLGDADQITLAPVYTVNNGLMVRLATLKGMGFSILPEGIVQADLKDGTLVRLLEDYSIDDPDMKVSIVYPGRQYLPAKTRFFIDYALDYLSREFAAGNGRPDEVMRPPMQSIMPMQTMRGASATAN; encoded by the coding sequence ATGAACCAGATCCATGCAATGCGCGTCTTCGTGCGTGTGGCGGATACGGAGAGCTTTCGCCGCGCTGCTCAACAACTCGATGTTTCGAATGCGCTGGTCACTCGGGCAATCGCCATGCTCGAAGCGCATTTGCGAACTCGCCTGATTAACCGCACCACCCGTAATCTTTCTCTCACCGAAGCCGGCACGCGTTATCTCGAGGGTTGCCGCGCGTTGCTCGAGGAACTGGATCATCTCGAGTCCACAGTCACGCACACCGAAGGCGAGCCGAGCGGCACGCTGCGCGTGGTGGCGTCGAGCGCGCTTTCGCTGCTCACGCTGACGCCGCTCGTCGACGGCTTTCGCAAGCTCTATCCGAAGGTCAATGTGCGCCTGACGCTCGCGGAACGCCATGTCGATCTCGTCGAGGACGGCTACGACGTGGGCATCGTCACCGCGTTCATGGTGTCGAGCACGGCGCTCATCGAGCGGCCCGTCGGCACCAATGCGCTCGTTCCGGTCGCGACGCCGGCGTTCGTGGCCGAGCACGGCATGCCCGGCTCGCCCACGGATCTGCACAACTTCCCGTCCGTCGGACTGCCGAACGAGATGCGCAGCCAGACCTGGCACTTCCGGCATCGCCTGGGCGACGCCGACCAGATCACGCTCGCGCCCGTGTACACGGTCAACAACGGCCTGATGGTGCGTCTCGCCACGCTCAAGGGCATGGGCTTTTCGATCCTGCCCGAGGGCATCGTGCAGGCGGATCTGAAGGACGGCACGCTCGTGCGCCTTCTGGAGGACTACTCCATCGATGATCCGGACATGAAAGTGTCGATCGTCTATCCGGGCCGGCAATATCTGCCCGCCAAGACGCGCTTTTTCATCGACTATGCGCTGGACTATCTGAGCCGGGAATTCGCCGCAGGCAACGGCCGGCCCGACGAAGTGATGCGCCCGCCCATGCAGTCGATCATGCCCATGCAGACGATGCGCGGCGCCTCGGCAACGGCAAACTAA
- a CDS encoding aldo/keto reductase — protein MAQSNLACVTLPGGETIPKLGQGTWEMGERANARKSEIAALREGVELGMTLIDTAEMYGDGESEKLIAEALGDRRDELFIVSKVYPHNGSERGVQTACERSLKRLKTDRIDLYLLHWRGGEDLEGVVAGFGKLQRDGKIRHWGVSNFDTDDMEELFSLDGGSACATDQILYNVARRGAEFDLLPWLRERRLPAMAYSPVDHARLPRGGALEKIAAARGVSAFQVALAWVLQQPEVFAIPKAADVAHVRENRAALDLDLSADELADIDQQFRPPKSKRSLEML, from the coding sequence ATGGCTCAATCGAATCTGGCGTGCGTAACGCTCCCGGGCGGCGAAACGATCCCGAAGCTCGGTCAGGGAACTTGGGAAATGGGCGAACGCGCGAATGCGCGCAAGAGCGAGATCGCCGCGCTGCGCGAGGGCGTCGAGCTGGGAATGACGCTTATCGACACCGCCGAGATGTACGGCGACGGCGAAAGCGAAAAGCTCATCGCGGAGGCGCTCGGCGACAGGCGCGACGAGCTGTTCATCGTGAGCAAGGTGTATCCGCACAACGGCAGCGAACGCGGCGTGCAGACCGCGTGCGAACGCAGCCTGAAGCGCCTGAAGACCGACCGGATCGATCTGTATCTGCTGCACTGGCGCGGCGGGGAAGATCTTGAAGGCGTCGTTGCGGGTTTCGGGAAGTTGCAGCGCGACGGCAAGATCCGTCACTGGGGCGTGAGCAACTTCGACACCGACGACATGGAAGAACTCTTTTCGCTCGATGGCGGCAGCGCTTGCGCAACCGATCAGATTCTCTACAACGTCGCGCGGCGCGGAGCGGAGTTCGATCTGCTGCCGTGGCTGCGCGAGCGGCGCCTGCCCGCGATGGCGTACAGCCCCGTCGATCACGCGCGTCTGCCGCGCGGCGGCGCGCTGGAAAAGATCGCGGCGGCGCGCGGCGTGTCCGCGTTTCAGGTGGCGCTCGCGTGGGTTCTGCAGCAACCGGAGGTGTTCGCCATTCCGAAGGCGGCGGACGTCGCGCATGTCCGCGAGAATCGCGCGGCGCTCGACCTCGATCTGTCCGCCGATGAACTCGCGGACATCGATCAGCAGTTCAGGCCGCCGAAGTCGAAACGCTCGCTCGAAATGCTTTGA